One Drosophila santomea strain STO CAGO 1482 chromosome X, Prin_Dsan_1.1, whole genome shotgun sequence DNA segment encodes these proteins:
- the LOC120457155 gene encoding endocuticle structural glycoprotein SgAbd-8 yields the protein MMRPLLTVALVLFGFSSAIWAGRLSQRYLPTPQASQLHYHGVSGQGHARPGAGHSFGGASSFQRQQQPQIPIVRSDYNSDANGNYNFGFDTGNGIHRDETGEFRGGWPHGSLGVQGSYSYTGDDGKQYTVNYTADKNGFHAEGAHLPVSPAVPAAPAGRSSYGAGGSGYRGSASSHVPAPAPAPATRYLPPGYRQRRHY from the exons ATGATGCGACCTCTGTTGACCGTTGCCCTTGTGCTATTCGGCTTTTCATCGGCCATTTGGGCCGGTCGTCTTAGCCAGCGGTATTTGCCCACTCCGCAGGCGAGTCAGCTGCACTACCACGGTGTCAGTGGCCAAGGACACGCTCGTCCTGGCGCAGGACATTCATTTGGCGGCGCCTCCAGTTTCCAGCGTCAGCAACAGCCCCAAATTCCCATCGTGAGGAGCGATTATAACAGCGACGCCAATGGCAACTACAACTTCGG TTTTGACACTGGCAATGGCATTCACCGCGATGAGACCGGTGAGTTCCGCGGCGGATGGCCCCACGGATCGCTGGGTGTCCAGGGATCCTACTCATACACTGGCGACGATGGCAAGCAGTACACGGTGAACTATACGGCTGATAAGAACGGATTCCATGCCGAAGGTGCCCATCTGCCCGTTTCTCCCGCGGTGCCCGCTGCTCCAGCTGG TCGCAGCTCTTATGGCGCCGGAGGATCTGGCTACCGCGGATCGGCCTCATCGCATGtccctgctcctgctcctgctcctgccactcGCTATCTGCCACCAGGATATCGCCAGCGCAGGCACTACTAA
- the LOC120457144 gene encoding probable E3 ubiquitin-protein ligase IRF2BPL, with the protein MSLQTKRQHCYLCDLPRMPWAMINDFSEAVCRGCVNYEGADRIEAVLDAARQMKRLHPASKQQRSHENGEVSAAAAAAVVLQQQQQQQLQVGPVPGPGPGSHRGGGGGGPPGAPPGSGVPGPSGAGSLSSLGNAVAAAAAAAAVHHHHQMPYQMPVPRIGPPLDYPVKLEDAPGGGVRPVRISHMTPHHLPPNATRGGGGAPGGGVPTAGSGGGSLPPALSVNLKRPPSEDVDVDVSQQQQQSGHGLPPDGGAGNALSAGGGVAGGGPPGIKRSAMDDPTGGGGRPPLTRGESLPAAVSYVPERQLSGLRDKQQPVRAPSFDASTFKAEHMSPASRRNGSSPPSGPLPPRSVHSPNSSGSSSGRRSSGSRHVSSTTVTSSEVGGSNPGQAVVAGGLGGGGGGGPGSNAASGQLGGPSGGSGQLSCTSGGPGGGASSGSGGNGAIGPASMAQNSVTGDGSPAGGNGPSGSNGSGGSVNPGPGSSGSQGGGGGGTPLASGGGSAGSGGLGGAPGSSAASNSAAAAAAAAAQNATLKCTLCQERLEDTHFVQCPSVNHHKFCFPCSRESIKRQNGLGNEVYCPSGDRCPLANSVIPWAFMQGEITTILGEEVKVKKERES; encoded by the exons ATGTCGCTGCAAACGAAAAGGCAGCACTGCTATCTGTGCGATTTACCCCGCATGCCATGGGCGATGATCAATGATTTCTCGGAGGCGGTATGCCGCGGTTGCGTCAACTACGAGGGCGCCGATCGCATCGAGGCGGTGCTGGACGCCGCCCGCCAAATGAAGCGTCTCCATCCCGCCAGCAAACAGCAGCGTTCCCATGAGAACGGCGAAGTATccgccgctgcagcagcagccgtcgtcctgcaacagcagcagcaacaacagttACAAGTTGGTCCAGTACCGGGACCAGGACCGGGTTCCCATcgcggcggtggcggcggcggtcCACCGGGTGCTCCGCCCGGCAGCGGTGTTCCCGGTCCGTCGGGCGCCGGTTCGTTGAGTTCGCTGGGCaatgccgttgctgctgccgctgccgcgGCTGCAGTGCATCATCACCATCAGATGCCCTATCAAATGCCCGTGCCACGCATCGGTCCGCCACTGGACTATCCCGTTAAGCTGGAGGATGCGCCTGGCGGCGGTGTGCGACCCGTACGCATTTCACACATGACGCCCCACCACCTGCCGCCAAATGCGACCCgcggcggtggcggtgcacCCGGCGGCGGTGTACCCACTGCCGGCAGTGGCGGTGGCAGCCTACCGCCCGCCCTCTCCGTAAATCTAAAGCGACCGCCCAGCGAGGATGTCGATGTGGATGtgagccagcagcaacagcaatcgGGACACGGCCTGCCGCCAGATGGCGGTGCTGGCAACGCCCTATCCGCCGGCGGAGGCGTGGCCGGTGGCGGTCCGCCCGGCATCAAGCGCAGCGCCATGGACGATCCAACGGGAGGTGGCGGCCGACCGCCATTGACGCGCGGCGAATCCCTTCCAGCGGCGGTCAGCTATGTGCCCGAGCGGCAGCTCAGCGGACTCCGTGATAAGCAGCAGCCGGTCAGAGCGCCCAGTTTCGATGCATCGACCTTCAAAGCAG AGCACATGTCCCCAGCCAGTCGACGCAATGGATCGAGTCCGCCCTCGGGACCGCTGCCACCGCGCAGCGTACACTCGCCGAACAGTTCGG GTTCCTCGTCGGGACGTCGTTCTTCCGGATCCCGACACGTGTCCAGCACCACCGTTACCAGCTCCGAGGTGGGCGGTTCAAATCCGGGCCAGGCGGTGGTGGCCGGCGGCCTTGggggcggtggcggcggaggaCCCGGCTCGAATGCAGCCAGCGGCCAACTGGGCGGACCCAGTGGCGGCAGTGGACAGCTGAGCTGTACAAGCGGCGGACCGGGCGGCGGTGCCAGTTCCGGTAGCGGAGGCAATGGAGCCATTGGTCCCGCCTCGATGGCACAAAATTCAGTGACCGGTGATGGCAGTCCGGCCGGCGGTAATGGTCCATCCGGCAGCAACGGGAGCGGCGGCTCTGTGAATCCCGGTCccggcagcagtggcagccagGGCGGCGGGGGAGGCGGCACACCGCTGGCCAGCGGCGGCGGTTCGGCGGGCAGCGGCGGTCTCGGCGGAGCTCCGGGCAGCAGTGCCGCCTCAAAttcagcagcggcagcggcggcggcagctgccCAGAATGCCACGCTCAAGTGCACCCTGTGCCAGGAGCGATTGGAGGACACGCACTTTGTGCAATGTCCCTCGGTGAATCACCACAAGTTCTGCTTTCCCTGCAGTCGCGAGAGCATCAAACGACAGAAT GGACTGGGCAACGAGGTGTACTGTCCCAGCGGCGATCGCTGTCCGCTAGCCAACTCGGTGATACCGTGGGCCTTTATGCAGGGCGAGATCACCACCATTCTGGGCGAGGAGGTCAAGGTGAAGAAGGAGCGCGAGTCTTAA